One window from the genome of Pseudalkalibacillus hwajinpoensis encodes:
- a CDS encoding deoxyribonuclease IV yields the protein MLKIGSHVSMSGDKMLLGASEEAVSYGATTFMIYTGAPQNTRRKAIEKLNIDKGSAHMKEHGISDIVVHAPYIINIGNTTKPETFQLGVDFLRSEIERTHALGARQIVLHPGAHVGAGADKGIQKIIEGLNEVLTADQEVQIALETMAGKGSECGRSFEELAQIIDGVTHNEKLSVCFDTCHTHDAGYDIVHDFDGVLNEFDRMIGVDRLKVLHVNDSKNERGASKDRHENIGFGHIGFDALNKVIHHPQLKDVPKILETPYVGEDKKNKKAPYKLEIEMLRNQKFDEDLKSKLMSV from the coding sequence ATGTTGAAAATAGGCTCACACGTTTCAATGAGCGGTGATAAAATGCTTCTCGGAGCAAGCGAAGAAGCTGTTTCATATGGCGCTACAACTTTTATGATTTACACGGGTGCACCTCAGAATACGAGGCGTAAAGCGATTGAAAAGCTTAATATTGATAAAGGTTCGGCCCATATGAAAGAGCATGGTATCAGTGACATCGTTGTCCATGCGCCATACATTATTAATATCGGAAACACTACAAAACCTGAAACCTTTCAGCTCGGAGTCGATTTTCTCAGATCTGAAATAGAGCGTACACATGCTCTTGGTGCTCGCCAAATCGTGCTCCACCCTGGTGCTCATGTAGGTGCTGGGGCAGATAAAGGAATTCAGAAAATTATCGAAGGATTAAATGAGGTGCTAACAGCCGATCAAGAAGTTCAAATCGCTCTTGAAACAATGGCCGGTAAGGGTTCTGAGTGCGGAAGGAGCTTCGAAGAACTAGCTCAAATCATTGATGGTGTTACACATAATGAAAAGTTATCCGTTTGTTTTGATACTTGCCATACGCACGATGCAGGTTATGATATTGTTCATGACTTTGACGGAGTTCTAAATGAATTCGACCGAATGATCGGAGTGGATCGGTTAAAGGTGCTTCACGTGAATGATAGTAAAAATGAGCGTGGTGCGTCTAAAGACCGTCATGAAAATATTGGGTTTGGTCACATTGGCTTTGATGCACTTAATAAAGTGATTCATCATCCTCAATTGAAGGATGTTCCGAAGATCTTAGAAACGCCTTATGTAGGAGAAGACAAAAAAAATAAGAAGGCGCCTTATAAATTAGAGATTGAAATGCTTCGAAATCAAAAGTTTGATGAAGATTTAAAAAGTAAACTAATGTCTGTCTAA
- a CDS encoding lytic transglycosylase domain-containing protein: MIGYYLNWCSSALLIPVEKECNTINFIQNNIKKPLSMITVIVLTLVLALVLVQSHLFNEQVADAETTVGELDQKSSQNDQMKTQTAISKLEKETGYSLDPNSVSVEEWKQAKAYSEQFYQDSEGKFSKKWGLFLTYQAMKEDIDPTIVYELLKVETGNTFDPELIGPKTKYGHAYGMAQFMTNTAPWIADMAEIDYSEDKLFDPYFSITLSVTYLDYLYEKYENWDEALTAYNRGIGGLKAYVAEKGTPKSSYSEEIQEMASLHEM, from the coding sequence ATGATAGGGTATTACCTTAACTGGTGCTCTTCAGCTTTATTAATACCAGTTGAAAAGGAGTGCAACACTATTAATTTTATTCAAAACAACATCAAAAAACCTCTGTCTATGATCACTGTAATTGTTCTAACACTTGTTCTAGCACTAGTCCTTGTACAATCTCATCTATTTAATGAGCAGGTGGCCGATGCTGAAACAACTGTCGGTGAATTGGATCAGAAATCATCCCAGAATGATCAGATGAAAACACAGACAGCTATTAGTAAATTAGAAAAAGAAACGGGTTACTCACTTGACCCAAACTCAGTAAGTGTAGAAGAGTGGAAGCAGGCAAAAGCTTACTCTGAACAGTTCTATCAAGATAGTGAGGGGAAGTTTAGTAAGAAGTGGGGATTGTTCTTAACGTATCAGGCTATGAAAGAAGATATTGATCCTACAATCGTTTATGAGCTTCTGAAAGTTGAGACAGGAAATACGTTTGACCCTGAACTCATTGGGCCAAAAACAAAGTATGGGCATGCTTATGGGATGGCTCAATTCATGACAAATACGGCTCCATGGATTGCCGATATGGCGGAGATTGATTATTCAGAGGACAAGCTATTTGACCCTTATTTTTCAATAACACTTTCCGTCACCTATCTTGATTATCTTTATGAAAAATATGAGAATTGGGATGAAGCTCTGACAGCTTATAACCGAGGCATCGGCGGATTGAAGGCTTATGTAGCAGAAAAAGGAACACCGAAAAGTAGCTATTCAGAAGAGATTCAGGAGATGGCTAGCCTTCATGAAATGTAA
- a CDS encoding DUF2624 family protein, with protein sequence MNPIQLQLVNFKLNRITTEELLQLSNQYGITLSATDAKKIVQILKQENIDIANQTQRKRILMKISREVSPSVASRVNKLILSFLTQ encoded by the coding sequence ATGAATCCAATACAGCTTCAACTTGTAAATTTCAAATTGAATCGTATTACAACAGAGGAATTGCTTCAACTATCTAACCAATATGGTATTACACTTTCAGCAACAGATGCAAAGAAAATTGTGCAAATTTTAAAACAAGAAAATATTGATATTGCTAACCAAACGCAACGAAAACGTATATTAATGAAAATTAGTCGTGAAGTTAGTCCTTCGGTTGCGTCACGCGTAAACAAGTTAATTCTCTCTTTTCTTACCCAATAA
- a CDS encoding metal ABC transporter permease translates to MIEALWKFEFLQNAFLAGILIGIIAPLLGVFIVVRRQALIADALSHITLAGIAASLLLGKYFTFWQGVNPVYMGMGFSAAGSLFIEQLRKVYKHFEELAIPITLSGGIGLGVVFLSLADGFNSDLFNYLFGSVIAISRSDLMAVAVITIIVVLVVILLYKELFFLSFDEEQAIVSGVRGKWIHFIFILLVAFVIAVSMQIVGVLLVSALMTLPVAASIRIARGFKQTIAYSIILGEVAVLGGLVLAYYLDIAPGGTIVILSALILLFVLLFKRLKQWKS, encoded by the coding sequence ATGATAGAAGCTTTATGGAAATTTGAGTTTTTGCAAAACGCTTTTTTGGCTGGCATATTAATTGGAATTATTGCGCCGCTACTTGGAGTGTTTATTGTTGTTAGAAGACAGGCGTTAATAGCGGATGCTTTATCACATATTACTTTGGCAGGAATAGCTGCTAGTTTACTTCTAGGTAAGTATTTTACATTCTGGCAGGGCGTTAATCCTGTTTATATGGGAATGGGATTTTCAGCAGCGGGTTCGTTATTTATTGAGCAACTGCGAAAAGTGTACAAGCATTTTGAAGAGCTAGCGATCCCCATTACTTTATCTGGGGGGATTGGACTTGGGGTCGTATTCTTATCATTAGCAGATGGATTCAATTCTGATCTATTTAATTATTTATTCGGAAGCGTCATTGCCATTAGTCGAAGTGACTTAATGGCTGTGGCAGTGATAACGATTATTGTCGTACTTGTTGTGATTTTATTATACAAAGAACTATTTTTTCTCTCATTCGATGAAGAGCAAGCAATCGTATCAGGCGTTAGAGGAAAGTGGATTCATTTCATTTTCATTTTACTTGTCGCGTTCGTGATTGCCGTTTCGATGCAGATTGTAGGTGTACTACTCGTTTCGGCGCTTATGACGCTTCCTGTTGCTGCAAGTATTCGAATAGCTAGAGGATTTAAGCAAACAATCGCATACTCCATTATTTTGGGAGAAGTTGCGGTGCTTGGTGGACTGGTTCTGGCATATTATCTAGATATTGCCCCGGGTGGAACAATTGTTATTCTATCAGCATTGATCTTGTTGTTCGTTCTTCTATTCAAAAGATTAAAACAGTGGAAATCTTAA
- a CDS encoding DEAD/DEAH box helicase, giving the protein MKHFDRLGLKPFLVDALEAQKFNRPTEIQERLVPAIRNGDSAIGQSQTGSGKTLAFLLPLIHRIDSGLNECQAVITAPTRELADQIYNESLKLISTLPEEEAISIKKAVGGTDRKRMISRMKNTPHIVIGTPGRIKDLVEEQALSVFPATMLVVDEADQMLDMGFIEDVDYIASRMAKQLQMLVFSATIPKSLQPFLKKYMDNPKFVEVNAEQVTADKVENIFIPARYKEKKELLLNVTKAINPYLALVFTNTKQTADEVADFLIENGHNVERLHGGVQARQRKQIMKKIQEAECQYVVATDLASRGIDIKGVSHVINFELPKDLDFYIHRVGRTARAGHDGIAYTLAEPSDQQAIQKLSSKGISIEYKEIKNGEWVEAKPVTPRKKPTSSKPEVFVPKPKKVKPGYKKKMQQERDRIQQKRGRK; this is encoded by the coding sequence ATGAAACACTTTGATAGATTAGGGCTTAAGCCTTTTTTAGTTGATGCTCTAGAAGCTCAGAAATTCAACAGACCAACCGAAATACAGGAGAGACTGGTCCCAGCGATACGCAATGGTGACAGTGCGATCGGACAATCGCAAACAGGATCAGGCAAAACGCTTGCTTTCTTACTCCCACTTATTCATCGAATTGATAGTGGATTAAATGAATGTCAGGCTGTTATTACAGCGCCTACGAGAGAATTGGCCGATCAAATTTACAACGAATCGTTAAAATTGATCTCTACGCTTCCTGAAGAAGAGGCAATTTCTATTAAAAAGGCTGTAGGTGGAACTGATCGTAAACGTATGATTAGTCGTATGAAAAACACACCTCATATTGTCATTGGAACTCCGGGGCGTATTAAGGATCTTGTCGAAGAGCAGGCGCTAAGCGTTTTTCCTGCAACGATGCTTGTTGTTGATGAAGCGGACCAAATGTTGGACATGGGATTCATTGAAGATGTAGACTATATCGCATCTCGAATGGCTAAACAATTACAAATGCTTGTGTTCTCTGCAACTATTCCAAAGAGCTTGCAGCCATTTTTGAAAAAGTACATGGACAATCCTAAATTTGTAGAAGTGAATGCAGAACAAGTGACGGCTGATAAAGTAGAGAACATTTTTATTCCTGCGCGATATAAGGAGAAGAAAGAGCTACTTTTGAATGTGACTAAGGCAATTAATCCTTATCTTGCTCTTGTCTTTACTAACACTAAACAAACGGCAGATGAAGTGGCTGACTTCCTTATTGAAAATGGCCATAACGTTGAAAGACTTCATGGTGGTGTTCAAGCACGTCAGCGTAAACAAATCATGAAGAAAATCCAGGAAGCTGAATGTCAGTATGTAGTCGCAACTGACCTTGCTTCAAGAGGGATCGACATTAAGGGCGTTTCACACGTGATTAACTTCGAACTACCAAAAGATCTTGATTTCTATATTCACCGAGTAGGACGTACAGCAAGAGCGGGTCACGATGGAATAGCTTATACACTGGCAGAACCATCTGATCAACAAGCTATACAAAAGCTTTCTTCAAAAGGCATTAGCATCGAATACAAAGAAATTAAAAATGGTGAGTGGGTAGAAGCGAAGCCCGTAACTCCAAGAAAAAAGCCTACCTCATCAAAACCTGAGGTTTTTGTACCTAAGCCTAAGAAAGTAAAGCCAGGCTATAAAAAGAAAATGCAGCAGGAAAGAGATCGTATTCAGCAAAAGCGCGGTCGGAAATAA
- a CDS encoding Fur family transcriptional regulator has translation MNVSTALRILKDEGYKYTEKREDLVTLFAKEKRYLSARDVLNHMQESYPGMSVDTIYRNLTLFADLTILEETEWNGEKRYRLSCSTKTHHHHLICLDCGKTRQIESCPMENIPVGDSEFEVTGHKFEVYGRCGACQAHA, from the coding sequence ATGAATGTCTCTACAGCATTGCGTATTTTAAAGGATGAAGGTTATAAATACACTGAAAAACGGGAGGATCTCGTCACTCTTTTCGCCAAAGAAAAGAGATACCTTTCAGCAAGAGATGTGCTGAACCATATGCAAGAAAGCTATCCTGGAATGAGTGTTGATACGATTTACAGAAACTTAACTCTGTTTGCGGATTTAACGATATTAGAGGAGACAGAATGGAACGGTGAAAAACGCTATCGTCTTAGCTGTTCAACGAAAACGCATCATCATCATCTCATTTGTCTGGATTGCGGTAAAACTCGCCAAATAGAATCCTGTCCAATGGAGAACATTCCAGTAGGGGACTCTGAGTTTGAAGTAACAGGACATAAATTTGAAGTGTACGGTCGCTGTGGTGCATGTCAGGCGCACGCCTAA
- a CDS encoding YitT family protein, protein MEKKQHRKESKTHLIYRLFMIMIGAFLAAAAIELFLVPNQLIDGGIIGISLILDHLTAFNFAILVVVLNLPFMYYGYKQIGKTFAFSTLFGIIGLATFETFLHHTDPFTTEPILGTVFGGLTLGLGVGLVIRHGGSMDGTEILGILLTKKIPFSIGEFVMFTNIFIFTWAGFVFSWENAMYSVMAYYIAFKTIDTVIQGLDETKAVLIVSDLYEEISNAILDRLGRGTTKLIGKGGYTDEEKEVIYVVITRLEVTKLKSVIYDIDPHAFITIMNTQETRGAKFKSPIH, encoded by the coding sequence ATGGAGAAAAAACAGCATAGGAAAGAAAGTAAAACGCATTTAATTTATAGACTTTTTATGATTATGATTGGCGCTTTTCTCGCTGCCGCAGCCATTGAATTATTTTTAGTTCCAAATCAGTTGATTGACGGTGGAATTATAGGGATATCCCTTATTTTAGATCACCTCACAGCATTTAATTTTGCTATTCTGGTTGTCGTGTTAAATCTTCCATTTATGTATTATGGTTATAAGCAAATTGGTAAGACGTTTGCCTTTTCAACATTATTCGGGATTATCGGGCTTGCTACATTTGAAACCTTTCTTCACCATACAGATCCATTTACAACGGAACCTATTCTTGGTACGGTTTTCGGCGGATTGACATTAGGACTAGGCGTTGGATTGGTGATTAGACATGGCGGTTCAATGGATGGAACTGAAATATTAGGGATTTTGTTAACGAAAAAAATTCCTTTTTCAATTGGCGAGTTTGTTATGTTTACAAACATATTTATTTTTACGTGGGCTGGATTTGTTTTCAGTTGGGAGAATGCGATGTATTCTGTAATGGCGTATTATATCGCTTTTAAGACAATTGATACGGTGATTCAAGGTCTTGATGAAACGAAAGCTGTATTGATTGTCTCGGATTTATACGAGGAAATTTCGAATGCTATTTTAGATCGACTTGGTAGAGGAACGACAAAACTCATTGGTAAAGGTGGTTATACTGACGAGGAGAAAGAAGTTATATATGTAGTTATAACAAGGTTAGAGGTAACGAAACTAAAAAGTGTGATTTACGACATTGACCCTCATGCATTTATTACAATTATGAATACTCAAGAAACAAGAGGGGCGAAATTCAAATCTCCAATTCATTAG
- a CDS encoding metal ABC transporter ATP-binding protein: MATSQNIIDLQNISFHYGDGYVLEDITFSIPSGAFVGLVGPNGSGKSTLIKIIFGLLKPQKGQVNIFGKKMNKFHEWSKIGYVSQKANSFNSGFPASVFEVVSMGLASKLGLFKFMKATHRKAVMEALKQVGMSDYASSNIGELSGGQQQRVFIARALVSKPEILILDEPTVGVDANSTSDFYELLGKLNQENGITLLLVTHDIGTITDKVTHVACLNKTLHFHGETNEFEQFNDRELSGFYGHHVHVLSHDHDHGGI, from the coding sequence ATGGCAACTTCTCAAAATATCATTGATCTTCAGAATATCTCTTTTCATTATGGGGATGGATATGTTCTTGAAGACATTACTTTTTCTATTCCTAGTGGAGCCTTTGTAGGACTTGTAGGTCCGAATGGTTCAGGTAAATCAACTTTAATTAAAATCATATTTGGACTATTGAAGCCTCAAAAGGGACAAGTGAATATATTCGGCAAGAAGATGAATAAGTTTCATGAGTGGAGCAAAATCGGTTATGTCTCTCAGAAAGCAAATAGTTTTAATTCAGGATTTCCTGCTTCTGTATTTGAAGTCGTTTCAATGGGATTAGCGAGTAAACTTGGGTTATTCAAATTTATGAAAGCAACGCATCGAAAAGCAGTTATGGAGGCCCTCAAACAAGTAGGAATGAGTGATTATGCATCAAGTAATATTGGAGAACTTTCTGGTGGACAGCAGCAGAGAGTGTTTATTGCAAGAGCGCTTGTCAGTAAACCAGAAATTCTTATTCTTGATGAACCTACGGTGGGGGTAGATGCTAATTCAACGAGTGATTTCTATGAACTTCTTGGTAAGCTTAATCAGGAGAATGGCATTACCTTGCTTCTTGTCACACATGATATCGGAACGATTACGGATAAAGTAACGCACGTGGCATGTTTGAATAAAACCCTTCACTTTCATGGTGAAACAAATGAATTTGAACAGTTTAATGATCGTGAACTATCTGGATTTTATGGCCATCATGTTCACGTTCTAAGTCACGACCATGATCACGGAGGCATTTAG